The following proteins are co-located in the Nitrospirota bacterium genome:
- the secA gene encoding preprotein translocase subunit SecA, with the protein MVQTLLKKLFGSKNEREVRRLLGAVASINALEPAVSALSDEALAAKTGEFRSRLENGETLEDILSEAFAVVRETSKRTLGMRHFDVQLAGGMVLHEGRIAEMKTGEGKTLVATLPVYLNALTGRGVHIVTVNDYLASRDAQWMMPIYNFLGLSVGVIVHGLTDEQRQEAYGADITYGTNNEFGFDYLRDNMKYDIRSYVQREQHYAIVDEVDSILIDEARTPLIISGPSEDSTDKYYKINRIVPRLRTEEDFTLDEKTKNAILTEEGNAKAEGLLEVGNLYDAANMELVHHVLQALRAHHLFKRDVDYVVKDGEVVIVDEFTGRLMPGRRWSDGLHQAIEAKEGVKIASENQTLATITFQNYFRMYDKLAGMTGTADTEAEEFAEIYNLEVLVVPTHMPMIRQDHPDLIYKSEKGKFKSIVEEIHERHQQGQPTLVGTISIENSELLSKMLNRRKIQHSVLNAKYHEKEAEIIAQAGRSGAVTIATNMAGRGTDIVLGGNPEGLARQTLAGKEEPTEEDHAQALAQARTRCAEDKKKVIEAGGLFILGTERHESRRIDNQLRGRSGRQGDPGGSRFYLSLEDDLMRIFGSEKISGLMQRLGMEEDVPIENKMITRAVENAQKKVEGHNFDIRKHLIEYDDVMNKQRTEIYAFRREILEQESLKENVQGMIEDTMEELLAIYCPEDKHPEDWDMQGLRDSLYGVFAFFMEDFPEEEPPQEWLRKALLAHYDAKEAQLGAELMRYLEKMMMLQVVDAQWKDHLLGMDHLKEGIGLRGYGQLDPLTEYKKEAFELFAEMTGRINTETVRRLCRIQVREEKEIKRTSQKQRLVYNRSAQGAGAGAPQPAKRGNKVGRNEPCPCGSGRKYKKCCGMNA; encoded by the coding sequence ATGGTACAGACATTGCTTAAAAAACTGTTCGGCTCAAAGAACGAGAGGGAAGTCAGGCGCCTCCTGGGCGCGGTGGCCTCCATAAACGCCCTTGAGCCGGCCGTCTCGGCCCTCTCTGACGAGGCCCTGGCGGCAAAGACGGGGGAGTTCCGCTCCCGCCTGGAAAACGGGGAGACCCTGGAGGACATCCTCTCGGAGGCCTTCGCGGTGGTCAGGGAGACCTCCAAGCGCACCCTGGGCATGCGGCACTTCGACGTGCAGCTGGCTGGAGGGATGGTCCTTCACGAAGGCAGGATAGCCGAGATGAAGACCGGCGAGGGCAAGACCCTGGTGGCCACCCTGCCGGTGTATCTCAACGCCCTCACGGGGCGGGGAGTGCACATCGTCACCGTCAACGACTACCTGGCCAGCCGCGACGCCCAGTGGATGATGCCCATCTATAATTTCCTCGGCCTCTCCGTAGGCGTCATCGTCCACGGCCTCACCGACGAGCAGCGCCAGGAGGCCTACGGCGCGGACATCACCTACGGAACGAACAACGAGTTCGGCTTCGACTATCTCCGGGACAACATGAAGTACGACATCCGCAGCTACGTGCAGCGGGAGCAGCATTACGCCATCGTGGACGAGGTGGACAGCATCCTCATCGACGAGGCCCGCACCCCTCTTATCATCTCGGGCCCGTCGGAGGACTCCACGGACAAGTACTACAAAATCAACCGCATCGTCCCGCGCCTGCGGACGGAAGAGGATTTCACCCTCGACGAGAAGACGAAGAACGCCATCCTCACCGAGGAGGGCAATGCCAAGGCGGAGGGCCTCCTGGAGGTAGGCAACCTCTACGACGCGGCCAACATGGAGCTCGTGCACCACGTGCTTCAGGCCCTGAGGGCCCACCACCTTTTCAAGCGCGACGTGGACTACGTCGTCAAGGACGGCGAGGTCGTCATCGTGGACGAGTTCACCGGACGGCTCATGCCCGGCCGCCGCTGGTCCGACGGCCTGCACCAGGCCATTGAAGCCAAGGAAGGGGTGAAAATCGCCAGTGAGAACCAGACCCTGGCCACCATCACCTTCCAGAACTACTTCCGCATGTACGACAAGCTCGCCGGCATGACCGGCACGGCCGACACCGAGGCCGAAGAGTTCGCCGAGATATACAACCTGGAGGTGCTGGTGGTCCCCACCCACATGCCCATGATACGCCAGGACCATCCCGACCTCATCTATAAGAGCGAGAAGGGGAAGTTCAAGTCCATCGTGGAGGAGATACACGAGAGGCACCAGCAGGGGCAGCCCACCCTGGTGGGGACCATCTCCATCGAGAACTCCGAGCTCCTGAGCAAGATGCTCAACCGCCGGAAAATCCAGCACTCGGTCCTGAACGCCAAGTACCACGAGAAGGAGGCCGAGATCATCGCCCAGGCCGGAAGAAGCGGCGCGGTCACCATAGCCACCAACATGGCCGGGAGGGGAACGGACATCGTCCTGGGGGGCAACCCCGAGGGGCTGGCCCGCCAGACCCTCGCGGGCAAAGAAGAGCCCACCGAAGAGGACCACGCCCAGGCCCTCGCCCAGGCCCGCACCCGGTGCGCCGAGGACAAGAAGAAGGTCATCGAGGCCGGGGGGCTTTTCATCCTGGGGACCGAGAGGCACGAGTCCCGCCGCATAGACAACCAGCTCCGGGGACGTTCCGGCCGCCAGGGAGACCCGGGCGGGTCGCGCTTTTACCTCTCGCTCGAGGACGACCTCATGCGCATCTTCGGCTCCGAGAAAATATCGGGTCTCATGCAGCGCCTGGGGATGGAGGAGGACGTCCCCATCGAAAACAAGATGATCACCCGGGCCGTGGAGAACGCCCAGAAGAAGGTGGAGGGCCACAACTTCGACATCCGGAAGCACCTCATCGAGTACGACGACGTCATGAACAAGCAGAGGACGGAGATTTACGCCTTCAGGCGGGAGATACTCGAGCAGGAAAGCCTCAAGGAGAACGTCCAGGGGATGATAGAGGACACCATGGAGGAGCTTCTGGCCATCTACTGTCCCGAGGACAAGCACCCCGAGGACTGGGACATGCAGGGACTGAGGGACTCCCTCTACGGCGTGTTCGCCTTCTTCATGGAGGACTTCCCCGAAGAAGAGCCCCCCCAGGAGTGGCTCCGCAAGGCTCTCCTGGCCCATTACGACGCCAAGGAGGCGCAGTTGGGGGCCGAGCTCATGCGGTACCTGGAGAAGATGATGATGCTCCAGGTGGTGGATGCCCAGTGGAAGGACCACCTCCTGGGCATGGACCACCTGAAGGAGGGCATCGGGCTCAGGGGCTACGGGCAGCTGGACCCCCTCACCGAGTACAAGAAGGAGGCCTTCGAGCTTTTCGCGGAGATGACCGGCCGGATAAACACCGAGACCGTGAGGCGTCTCTGCCGCATACAGGTCAGGGAGGAAAAGGAGATTAAGCGCACATCCCAGAAACAGCGCCTTGTATATAATAGAAGCGCCCAGGGAGCGGGTGCGGGTGCCCCACAGCCGGCGAAGCGCGGCAACAAGGTGGGGCGCAACGAGCCCTGCCCCTGTGGGAGCGGGAGAAAATACAAGAAGTGCTGTGGGATGAATGCCTGA
- the tkt gene encoding transketolase: MGIDNLCINTIMMLSADAVQQADSGHPGMPMGDAAMAYVLWQRFLKHNPRNPAWPNRDRFVLSAGHGSMLLYSLLYLTGHDITLEDIKGFRRWGSKTPGHPEHCLPSGIETTTGPLGQGFATAVGMAMAERYLASLFNKPRFAVVDHYTYVIASDGDLMEGVSSEAASLAGHLGLGKLICLYSDNRITIEGPTDLAFTEDVAARFQAMGWHTESVDGYDLKGVAGAIGRARREKKRPSLILARTRIGYCSPTYEDTAACHGAPLGEEEIILIKHMLGLPEKPFRVSRQVLTHMRGAVGRGREAERSWQGMMKKYRRQYPELAALREDLVAGRLPDGWERELPSFKPEDGPVATRSASGKVLNALADALPHLIGGSADLAPSNNTYLKGHKDYLPGRPGRNIHFGVREHAMGAVLNGMALSGMLIPYGGTFLVFSDYLRPASRLSAMMGRRVVYVMTHDSVGLGEDGPTHQPVEHLAAYRAMPNMTVIRPADASETVEAWRLALANTKGPTMLVLTRQKLPVLDRKECSPARGAAKGGYVLWEPGGRRPDVILIASGSEVHPALAAARTLTEEGLHTRVVSMCSMELFDAQSESYRKEVLPPEVPRRLAVEAGASLGWHKYVGTEGGVLALDRFGASAPGKVLFEKFGFTAENIARLARELAGKKPTRKKES, translated from the coding sequence ATGGGGATTGACAACCTGTGCATTAACACCATCATGATGCTCTCGGCCGACGCCGTGCAGCAGGCCGACTCCGGCCACCCGGGCATGCCCATGGGGGACGCGGCCATGGCGTACGTCCTCTGGCAGAGGTTTCTGAAGCATAACCCCAGGAACCCCGCGTGGCCGAACCGCGACCGGTTTGTCCTGTCCGCCGGGCACGGCTCCATGCTCTTGTACAGCCTTCTCTACCTTACGGGCCATGACATCACCCTCGAGGATATCAAGGGCTTCCGGCGGTGGGGAAGCAAGACCCCCGGGCACCCCGAGCACTGCCTGCCCTCCGGCATAGAGACCACCACGGGCCCCCTGGGACAGGGCTTTGCAACGGCGGTGGGGATGGCTATGGCCGAGCGCTACCTGGCCTCCCTCTTCAACAAGCCCCGTTTTGCGGTGGTGGACCACTACACCTACGTCATCGCCAGTGACGGCGACCTCATGGAAGGGGTCTCCTCCGAGGCGGCCTCCCTGGCGGGGCACCTCGGGCTGGGAAAGCTCATCTGCCTGTACTCGGACAACAGGATAACCATCGAGGGACCCACGGACCTCGCCTTCACCGAGGACGTGGCCGCCCGCTTTCAGGCCATGGGCTGGCACACGGAGAGCGTTGACGGCTACGACCTCAAGGGCGTGGCCGGGGCCATCGGAAGGGCCCGGCGGGAGAAGAAAAGGCCCTCTCTCATCCTGGCCCGCACCCGCATCGGCTACTGCTCCCCCACTTACGAGGACACGGCCGCCTGCCACGGCGCCCCCCTGGGGGAGGAGGAGATAATCCTCATAAAGCACATGCTGGGCCTGCCGGAGAAGCCCTTCCGTGTTTCCCGGCAAGTGCTCACCCACATGCGGGGCGCTGTGGGCAGGGGCAGGGAGGCCGAGCGTTCCTGGCAGGGCATGATGAAGAAATACCGCCGCCAATACCCGGAGCTTGCCGCCCTCCGGGAAGACCTGGTTGCGGGGCGTCTGCCCGACGGATGGGAGAGGGAGCTTCCCTCTTTCAAGCCGGAGGACGGGCCGGTGGCAACCCGCAGCGCGTCGGGCAAGGTCCTCAACGCCCTGGCCGATGCCCTGCCGCATCTTATCGGCGGCTCGGCGGACCTGGCTCCCTCCAACAACACCTATCTGAAGGGCCACAAGGACTACCTGCCCGGCAGGCCGGGAAGGAACATCCACTTCGGCGTGAGGGAGCACGCCATGGGGGCGGTCCTCAATGGCATGGCCCTCTCGGGCATGCTTATCCCCTACGGGGGCACTTTCCTGGTCTTCTCCGATTACCTGCGTCCCGCAAGCCGGCTCTCGGCCATGATGGGCCGGCGGGTCGTCTATGTGATGACCCACGATTCCGTCGGCCTCGGGGAGGACGGGCCGACGCACCAGCCCGTGGAGCACCTGGCCGCTTACCGGGCCATGCCCAACATGACCGTCATTCGCCCCGCCGACGCCAGCGAAACGGTGGAGGCCTGGCGGCTGGCCCTGGCCAACACGAAGGGGCCCACCATGCTGGTTCTCACCCGGCAGAAGCTCCCCGTCCTGGACCGGAAGGAATGCTCCCCTGCCCGCGGCGCGGCAAAGGGGGGCTACGTCCTCTGGGAGCCCGGGGGCCGGAGGCCCGACGTTATCCTCATCGCCAGCGGCTCGGAGGTGCATCCCGCCCTCGCTGCGGCGCGCACCCTCACGGAGGAGGGCCTTCACACGCGGGTGGTCAGCATGTGCTCCATGGAGCTTTTCGACGCCCAGTCCGAGAGCTACCGGAAGGAGGTCCTCCCCCCCGAGGTGCCTCGCCGCCTGGCGGTGGAGGCTGGGGCGAGCCTGGGATGGCACAAGTATGTCGGTACGGAGGGGGGCGTTCTGGCCCTGGACCGCTTCGGCGCTTCGGCCCCCGGGAAGGTCCTCTTCGAGAAGTTCGGTTTCACCGCGGAGAACATCGCCCGCCTGGCGCGGGAGCTTGCAGGGAAGAAGCCTACCAGGAAGAAAGAGTCCTGA